The proteins below are encoded in one region of Syngnathus acus chromosome 2, fSynAcu1.2, whole genome shotgun sequence:
- the LOC119132554 gene encoding ly6/PLAUR domain-containing protein 1-like, whose translation MRLLVLATLLGVLVHAGDTLQIQCYQCEEMKHNDCSTPEYVVNCTVNVQDMCQKEVLVKPDGIHYRKSCASSAACLIASSGYQQFCTGRLNSVCISCCNTALCNGPKRKRAAPSMATPKPQMSIGLALLLPLLSLV comes from the exons ATGCGTCTGCTCGTTTTGGCGACTCTTCTTGGAGTCTTGGTTCACGCAG GAGACACTCTTCAGATCCAGTGTTACCAGTGTGAGGAGATGAAGCACAACGACTGCTCAACGCCCGAGTACGTCGTCAACTGCACCGTCAACGTGCAGGACATGTGCCAGAAGGAAGTGCTGGTCAAACCCGACG GCATTCATTATCGGAAGTCATGCGCATCGTCCGCGGCGTGCCTCATCGCCTCCTCGGGCTACCAGCAGTTCTGCACCGGGAGGCTGAACTCGGTCTGCATTTCCTGCTGCAACACGGCACTCTGCAACGGGCCCAAGAGGAAGCGGGCCGCTCCCTCCATGGCGACGCCTAAGCCGCAGATGAGCATCGGCCTCGCTCTCCTTCTCCCGCTTCTTTCTCTCGTTTGA
- the LOC119131813 gene encoding nck-associated protein 5-like, whose amino-acid sequence MFSAAIKGNSTSSCRRTTSEGKMPVSNQPAAARASQVIETAPDGGNLSSHAERNVKRMSLGPPDYMDSNQCIDELLKQLEEERRHIRREKLAVARLQREVARSKSEGTMREKLIHELEEERRLRLESEKRLREVTEESELGRAQIVSLQQQFARMEEKVRSLLQNQGLMEQTTTDDIMKAYKEKFSEEVRKQHDRPEENGIPPATQMDPGMRPHADTSQTDDNDDRTKLLLERLKTLEERNSVLTLENESQREQYERCLDEVANQVVQALVTQKDLREECLKLRTRVFDLEQQNRALGILFQQRIKPTSELLLQKLQSRIMDLSAADLLQEPERSKAFLLSRNTNSPTTVSLMELNGKPGLPITANCLSQLSLTAPMPTYPRSSRSSSELSLSSACSELSSGSYTWNDGPSSCGKVHSSLTWEKRLNLGSSAPSNINVPLEEQMPTRRKETNILEGLRKLQRRKHRSSSSTRVSKSGYKDCMNSNEGIYSLGIKSSSKGVSKPTHVGRTSLLVGKKFLSDSDDADDELVQSGQAIDVSNRDSWFSCKKLPHSISDTLCSWDAIQDGGNVADKSLVVTKPLSEFPSNERPEKLTSSCLTESGRPSAFTRVSVLHVPPSDPESSNCFSDVDDLEELKCDPQVPSSQPKEQAERKSRSAFKPLRPQRLQRDRVGTQSADSRPEPIPATKNYLSDESILAVFDAQGEPIELSPQKLNGPTIAPLVSKEDNKLDLQEKPTSQKSTHTDNYAVLDCPEKPSEYQLRTGKTNRGGNADRLSVQFASQRKLIKPPGSRAYKGHSIPPLNDSAAPMAVVSKLPACNKPSDSPIRLSKGTTTEANGGNSGTPSQEKTPPPPITKISRFIKSSQSPKVANSKLPNRSEWSKTSSPGSPRLSRKQLEFTDNCEQPTRDKHCESVKNKLRSPSPPPPPGRTTSLLIKPNYEGSPQAHKTGLAQASAARGPPPSYYTSLQPNMQATLPIKDKDMDTDAGYGTALAPQKLVDKTSQHLQKSSGITPNTGTSKMAAAKDYLPPTNSGFDPEMENAPKSSKNVPPPYSAIRGSSFENKRGSAHEYENQKPSVSLTVSLPEAPTVKTEPLNVVSPSSSVVTSPNASQKSQKTRVSVGFKAFLKSPPGHKNSPSLPDKQEKDHINLVSKETVTSNASSQCDSSRPVCGIDPPSKMSVTEVEGEVHERLPEEELNPVVTPDEGEVCNKGKRSSLLFSRSVSITAKSHLKPALGMNGAKARSQSFSTNYSEKPNINVLEGPGKIRTQIITNSTERGISLSRQSSSEVPGSAESPVYSPRTRPNNQNVPPERTSKFISKGDESQSSAKGQTVTSPSHKETRGLPVCEKNRINNICRPGKVSSHFQPPASCPYSSENVARETGGMATTPNEEELSSGGKTLTDSPNHAADIDEKKISPSACTIEEKVMMGIEENLQKCQEQEKVAATEAKQKSAPSLANWFGFRKSKLPAVAGKKTDVPKGKEEKKETKIGSVLGGKQIKLDKKKERKKNDSLEAQNQSEMSNKLSSIMDHCNNQMGQIASQLQCSAAFIGKDQFVKELLGRTAGKGNLVTASPTGISTPKKNSEMKGGDMKICPDAATLLMSQKLNLRADGKEGRKVDPAGQDHMMDTLYSHQPFHCM is encoded by the exons GATGGAGGAGAAGGTGCGGTCGCTTCTGCAGAATCAAGGACTGATGGAGCAGACCACGACAGACGACATTATGAAGGCCTAcaaa GAGAAATTCTCCGAGGAAGTGCGAAAGCAGCATGATCGCCCAGAGGAGAACGGCATCCCGCCGGCGACTCAGATGGATCCTGGGATGCGGCCGCACGCCGACACCAGCCAAACAGACGATAACGATGACAGGACCAAGCTCCTGTTAGAACGCCTAAAAACCCTGGAG GAGAGGAACTCCGTCTTGACGTTGGAGAACGAGAGCCAGAGGGAGCAGTACGAACGCTGCCTGGATGAG GTCGCCAATCAAGTCGTGCAGGCACTTGTCACTCAGAAG GACCTGAGAGAAGAATGTCTCAAGCTGCGTACTCGGGTTTTTGATCTGGAACAGCAGAATCGGGCCCTGGGGATTCTCTTCCAGCAGCGTATCAAGCCCACCTCGGAGCTGCTCCTGCAG AAACTCCAGTCACGGATCATGGATCTGTCTGCGGCTGACTTGCTCCAGGAACCCGAAAGAAGCAAAGCTTTCTTACTGTCCAGGAACACAAATTCTCCTACAACCGTAAGCCTAAtg GAGTTGAACGGAAAGCCAGGTTTGCCCATCACCGCCAATTGTCTGAGCCAGCTGAGTCTGACAGCGCCGATGCCAACGTACCCACGCAGCAGCCGTAGCAGCAGCGAACTGTCGCTGTCGAGCGCATGCAGCGAACTCTCCAGCGGCTCCTACACCTGGAACGACGGGCCATCATCCTGTGGAAAAGTG CACTCATCTCTCACCTGGGAAAAGAGGCTAAATTTGGGTTCGTCCGCCCCAAGTAACATCAACGTCCCACTGGAGGAGCAGATGCCCACCAGGCGTAAGGAGACCAACATCCTGGAGGGGCTGAGGAAATTGCAAAGGAGGAAGCACAGGTCCTCATCCTCAACCAGGGTCTCCAAGTCCGGCTACAAAGACTGCATGAACTCCAACGAGGGTATTTACTCGCTTGGTATCAAGAGTAGCAGTAAAGGTGTGTCGAAGCCAACCCACGTTGGAAGAACATCGCTTCTTGTGGGGAAAAAGTTTTTGTCCGATTCGGACGACGCAGATGATGAGCTTGTGCAATCCGGCCAGGCCATTGACGTCTCCAACAGGGACAGCTGGTTCTCCTGCAAGAAGCTCCCCCACAGCATCTCTGACACGTTATGCAGCTGGGACGCGATCCAAGATGGAGGAAATGTGGCTGACAAGAGCCTCGTCGTGACAAAGCCCCTCTCGGAATTTCCATCAAACGAACGTCCCGAGAAACTCACGAGCAGTTGTCTCACCGAGAGTGGACGGCCGTCAGCGTTCACTCGAGTGTCGGTGCTGCACGTTCCCCCTTCGGATCCAGAAAGCTCCAATTGCTTCTCAGATGTGGACGATCTAGAAGAACTCAAATGTGACCCACAGGTGCCCTCAAGCCAACCAAAAGAGCAAGCGGAGAGGAAGTCCCGGAGCGCTTTCAAACCACTCAGGCCGCAGCGCTTGCAAAGGGATCGAGTCGGAACGCAGTCTGCAGATAGTAGACCAGAACCCATCCCGGCAACTAAGAATTATCTGTCCGACGAAAGCATCTTGGCAGTATTTGACGCTCAAGGGGAGCCAATTGAACTAAGTCCTCAGAAGCTGAATGGACCTACAATTGCCCCTTTAGTTAGTAAAGAAGACAACAAATTAGACCTTCAAGAAAAACCAACGAGTCAGAAGTCTACACATACGGACAACTACGCTGTCCTCGATTGTCCGGAGAAACCTTCGGAATATCAGCTCAGGACCGGCAAAACAAACCGGGGTGGCAACGCAGACCGGCTCTCCGTGCAGTTCGCCTCACAGCGGAAGTTAATCAAGCCGCCCGGCAGCCGAGCGTACAAAGGACATTCCATCCCACCTCTGAACGATTCTGCAGCTCCGATGGCAGTGGTCTCAAAACTGCCGGCTTGTAATAAACCTTCCGATTCCCCAATCAGATTGTCAAAAGGCACGACCACTGAGGCAAACGGTGGAAACTCAGGAACTCCAAGTCAGGAGAAAACACCCCCACCTCCAATCACGAAGATATCCCGTTTCATCAAGAGCTCCCAGAGCCCAAAGGTGGCCAACTCCAAACTTCCCAATCGGTCCGAATGGAGTAAAACCTCGTCCCCCGGTTCCCCTCGACTCTCAAGGAAACAACTGGAGTTTACCGACAATTGTGAACAACCAACCAGAGACAAACACTGTGAAAGCGTGAAAAATAAACTCAGGTCGCCTTCGCCACCCCCTCCGCCGGGTCGTACCACCTCCTTACTGATCAAACCAAATTACGAGGGGTCGCCTCAAGCACATAAAACGGGGCTAGCTCAGGCATCCGCTGCGAGGGGCCCGCCCCCGAGTTACTACACGTCTCTCCAACCAAATATGCAAGCAACACTACCCATTAAAGATAAAGACATGGACACGGACGCCGGCTACGGGACTGCACTCGCACCTCAGAAACTGGTCGACAAAACCAGTCAGCACCTTCAAAAGTCCTCTGGCATAACACCGAACACGGGCActtccaagatggccgccgcaAAAGACTACCTCCCACCCACAAACTCAGGCTTCGACCCCGAGATGGAAAATGCACCTAAAAGCTCAAAGAATGTCCCCCCGCCTTATAGTGCCATCAGAGGGtcctcatttgaaaataagagAGGCTCCGCCCATGAATATGAGAACCAGAAGCCCTCGGTTAGTTTAACAGTTTCACTTCCGGAAGCCCCGACGGTAAAGACGGAACCGCTAAATGTTGTCAGCCCGTCAAGCTCGGTCGTGACTTCCCCGAACGCGTCGCAAAAGAGTCAAAAGACTCGCGTTTCCGTCGGGttcaaagcatttttaaaatctcCTCCGGGCCATAAAAATAGTCCCTCTTTGCCagataagcaagaaaaagatcATATCAACTTAGTTTCCAAGGAGACTGTGACTTCAAACGCCTCGAGCCAATGTGACAGCTCGCGGCCGGTGTGCGGTATCGATCCGCCATCGAAGATGTCTGTGACAGAGGTGGAAGGTGAAGTTCACGAGAGGTTACCGGAAGAGGAGCTCAATCCCGTCGTGACACCAGACGAGGGGGAGGTCTGCAATAAAGGCAAAAGGAGCAGTCTACTTTTCTCCAGATCCGTATCCATTACGGCCAAATCCCATCTGAAACCAGCCTTGGGAATGAACGGGGCCAAAGCCCGGAGCCAGAGCTTCAGTACCAACTACAGCGAGAAACCCAACATCAACGTTCTGGAGGGACCAGGAAAAATCAGAACTCAGATCATCACCAACTCAACAGAAAGGGGGATTTCTTTGTCCAGACAGAGTTCCTCGGAGGTTCCCGGCTCGGCGGAGAGTCCAGTCTACTCTCCCCGGACGAGACCCAACAATCAAAACGTCCCACCAGAGAGAACCTCAAAGTTCATTTCCAAAGGTGATGAATCTCAAAGCTCGGCAAAGGGGCAGACGGTCACGTCGCCCTCCCACAAGGAGACGCGTGGGTTGCCCGTCTGTGAGAAAAATCGAATAAATAACATCTGCAGGCCCGGAAAAGTCTCCTCACACTTTCAGCCTCCAGCCTCTTGTCCTTATAGTTCAGAAAACGTGGCGCGAGAAACGGGAGGCATGGCAACCACCCCTAATGAGGAAGAACTGAGCTCGGGAGGAAAAACCCTGACAGACTCTCCAAACCATGCCGCAGATATAGACGAGAAAAAAATCAGCCCGTCAGCCTGCACTATTGAAGAGAAGGTCATGATGGGAATTGAAGAAAatctacaaaaatgtcaagaacAAGAGAAGGTCGCCGCGACTGAGGCCAAACAAAAAAGCGCTCCTTCGCTAGCAAACTGGTTCGGTTTCCGGAAAAGCAAACTTCCGGCTGTGGCCGGGAAGAAAACCGACGTGCCCAAAGGgaaagaagagaagaaagagACCAAGATTGGATCGGTCCTGGGAGGCAAACAGATAAAGTTGGACAAGAAAaaggagaggaagaaaaacgACAGTCTGGAGGCGCAGAATCAATCGGAGATGAGCAACAAGCTGAGCTCCATCATGGACCACTGCAACAATCAAATGGGTCAGATTGCCAGTCAGCTCCAGTGCAGCGCCGCCTTCATCGGCAAGGACCAGTTTGTCAAGGAGCTTCTTGGCAG gacgGCTGGAAAAGGCAACTTAGTCACCGCATCGCCGACGGGGATCTCCACACCCAAGAAAAATTCAGAGATGAAGGGAGGAGACATGAAGATCTGTCCCGATGCGGCT ACTCTCCTAATGAGTCAGAAGCTCAACTTGAGGGCTGACGGCAAAGAAGGGCGCAAGGTCGATCCAGCCGGTCAAGACCACATGATGG ACACCTTGTACTCTCACCAGCCTTTCCATTGCATGTGA